Proteins encoded in a region of the Deltaproteobacteria bacterium genome:
- a CDS encoding GNAT family N-acetyltransferase, which yields MLPEYPKEVKVKDGSSVELRPFEKKDKDALFAFFAGLGESDRLFLKDNVSDPAVVERWAAELNYDKVFPLLAWKGKDVVADATLHKNLGGWMKHVGTIRIVVAREFQRQGLGSILANELFLHALKSGLEKIVAEMMETQQGAKKVFEKLGFKQEAVFRGHVRDQIGVRHDLLVLTKDLEEFWASIQTHEYFSYPAREMEG from the coding sequence ATGTTACCGGAATATCCCAAGGAGGTGAAGGTCAAGGACGGTAGTTCGGTGGAACTGCGCCCATTCGAGAAGAAGGACAAGGATGCGTTGTTCGCCTTCTTCGCAGGCCTCGGCGAATCCGATCGGCTCTTCTTGAAGGACAACGTCTCCGATCCGGCGGTCGTTGAGCGATGGGCGGCCGAATTGAACTACGACAAGGTCTTCCCGCTGCTCGCATGGAAGGGGAAGGATGTAGTCGCCGACGCGACGCTGCATAAAAATCTCGGCGGCTGGATGAAGCACGTCGGCACGATCCGTATCGTGGTGGCGAGGGAGTTCCAGCGGCAGGGACTGGGAAGCATCCTCGCCAACGAGTTGTTCCTCCATGCCCTCAAGTCCGGCCTGGAGAAGATCGTGGCCGAGATGATGGAAACGCAGCAGGGGGCGAAGAAGGTCTTCGAAAAACTGGGATTCAAGCAGGAGGCGGTATTCCGGGGGCATGTGCGCGACCAGATCGGGGTGCGCCACGACCTTCTCGTGCTGACGAAGGACCTCGAGGAGTTCTGGGCGAGCATCCAGACCCACGAGTACTTCTCTTATCCCGCCCGGGAGATGGAGGGGTAA
- a CDS encoding enoyl-CoA hydratase/isomerase family protein gives MVGKVVVEKEGKIATVTISNPAKKNALNLKLLGELRRAFAELSSPDTRCVVLRGEGREAFCAGYDITAIPAGGSGEAQVLLSSNPFDDMIRAVESFPAPVIGMLNGFAFGGGLELAVACDIRIASDQAVFGMTPARLGIIYRPAGLMRFVDVIGLSATKELFYTARKVSARRAVDLRLVNRICPPEELEQVTFEMAREIVDNAPLSIRGTKRILAMSMEFRGLPEEEAKEAEDLIRQCMESRDLIEGKKAFLEKRRPKFQGR, from the coding sequence ATGGTGGGAAAAGTCGTTGTCGAGAAAGAAGGAAAAATAGCGACGGTCACGATATCGAACCCTGCGAAGAAGAACGCGTTGAACCTGAAGCTCCTCGGGGAACTCCGCAGGGCATTCGCCGAACTTTCATCGCCTGATACACGGTGCGTCGTGCTTCGCGGCGAAGGGCGCGAAGCGTTCTGCGCCGGCTACGACATCACGGCGATTCCCGCGGGAGGGTCGGGCGAAGCGCAGGTGCTTCTTTCTTCAAACCCTTTCGACGACATGATCCGTGCGGTGGAGTCGTTCCCTGCGCCTGTGATCGGCATGCTAAACGGTTTCGCGTTCGGCGGGGGGCTGGAGCTGGCGGTGGCCTGCGATATCCGGATCGCATCCGACCAGGCCGTTTTCGGGATGACGCCCGCCCGCCTCGGGATCATCTACAGGCCGGCCGGGCTGATGCGGTTTGTCGACGTGATCGGGCTGTCCGCGACGAAAGAGCTCTTCTACACGGCGCGAAAGGTGAGCGCCCGGCGGGCGGTGGACCTTCGGCTCGTCAACAGGATTTGTCCTCCGGAGGAATTGGAACAGGTGACCTTCGAAATGGCGCGCGAGATCGTCGACAACGCGCCGCTCTCCATCCGCGGCACCAAGAGGATCCTGGCGATGAGCATGGAATTTCGCGGTCTGCCGGAGGAGGAAGCGAAAGAGGCGGAGGACCTCATCCGGCAGTGCATGGAGAGCAGGGACCTGATCGAAGGGAAGAAGGCGTTCCTCGAAAAGCGAAGGCCGAAGTTCCAGGGCAGGTAG